The following proteins are co-located in the Massilia litorea genome:
- a CDS encoding TonB-dependent siderophore receptor codes for MKPVFKHSLLACALAQVFAVQAQTAEPAPVASVLVTGSKPAADRAAIGSFADLPLMDVPASVVAIDRSQMQALSIRSASEAVQYDASVGDAYNAVGYAEQFSVRGFKLNTNSGYRKDGIAIPGDTQIPLENKERVELLKGVAGLQAGLAAPGGVINFVTKRPTDTPLRSVTVEARERGTLHAEADIGGRFDDKRFGYRINAAADRLRSYVRGADGERQFASGAFDWQITPDALLQLDMDFQHKEQITAPGYQLTRGTDLPANVSPKLLLNAQPWTRPVDTDSANFGLRFAYRLNADWNATVSANKHWFKRDDFTAFPYGCSNEGDGYYPGYCANGDYDVYDYRSVGERKTPFGVQAQLQGHLNTGALRHLLTIGTSYAERHNSGRDYFYNELNHPYFYEYAGYSNIHQPLVTDPAPGDPILSPRYERFRDRERAVYAQDIVTLSPELSVHAGLRYVKIDSAQRLQADLPWANDKASFALPNVSLVYSPARNWNVYGTLAHGLESGGVAPMETTNANQDLGPNRSKQLEFGVKGIAGEGVSVSAAVFQITSGLEYTDATNTFVRNGQRNHRGLELSAQRASNGLAYGASLLALRARQEDTGDATLDGKRVTNVPDLKTTVWAEYALASVPGLKVNGQWQYAGKKTFDPANTIDVPGYHVFGLGAAYGMKMGTTNVTLRARVDNLFDKFYWRDVTQDLGGYLFPGAPRTFRLSAQVDF; via the coding sequence ATGAAACCCGTCTTCAAGCATTCCCTCCTCGCCTGTGCCCTCGCGCAGGTATTCGCCGTCCAGGCGCAAACCGCGGAACCGGCGCCGGTCGCCTCGGTGCTGGTCACCGGCAGCAAACCCGCCGCCGACCGCGCCGCCATCGGCAGCTTCGCCGACCTGCCGCTGATGGACGTCCCGGCCTCGGTGGTCGCCATCGACCGCAGCCAGATGCAGGCCCTGTCGATCCGCTCCGCCAGCGAAGCCGTGCAATACGACGCCTCGGTCGGCGACGCCTACAACGCGGTCGGCTATGCCGAGCAGTTCTCGGTGCGCGGCTTCAAGCTGAACACCAATTCGGGCTACCGCAAGGACGGCATCGCCATCCCCGGCGACACCCAGATCCCGCTCGAGAACAAGGAGCGTGTCGAGCTGCTCAAGGGCGTGGCCGGCCTGCAGGCTGGCCTGGCCGCGCCGGGCGGCGTGATCAACTTCGTGACCAAGCGCCCGACCGACACGCCGCTGCGTTCGGTCACGGTGGAAGCGCGCGAGCGCGGCACCCTCCACGCAGAAGCGGACATCGGCGGGCGTTTCGACGACAAGCGCTTCGGCTACCGCATCAATGCCGCCGCCGACCGCCTGCGCTCCTACGTGCGCGGCGCCGACGGCGAGCGCCAGTTCGCCTCCGGCGCTTTCGACTGGCAGATCACGCCGGACGCCCTGCTGCAGCTGGACATGGACTTCCAGCACAAGGAGCAAATCACCGCGCCCGGCTACCAGCTGACCCGCGGCACCGACCTGCCGGCGAACGTGTCGCCGAAGCTGCTCCTCAATGCCCAGCCCTGGACCAGGCCGGTCGACACCGACAGCGCCAACTTCGGCCTGCGCTTCGCCTACCGCCTGAACGCCGACTGGAACGCCACGGTCAGCGCCAACAAGCACTGGTTCAAACGCGATGACTTCACCGCTTTCCCCTACGGCTGCAGCAACGAGGGCGATGGCTACTATCCGGGCTACTGCGCCAACGGCGACTACGACGTCTACGATTACCGGAGCGTGGGCGAGCGCAAGACGCCGTTCGGCGTGCAGGCCCAGTTGCAGGGACACCTGAATACGGGCGCCCTGCGGCACCTGCTGACGATCGGCACCAGCTACGCCGAGCGCCACAACAGCGGGCGCGACTATTTCTACAACGAGCTCAATCACCCGTATTTCTACGAGTACGCCGGCTACAGCAACATTCACCAGCCGCTGGTCACCGATCCGGCGCCTGGCGATCCGATCCTCAGCCCGCGCTACGAGCGCTTCCGCGACCGCGAACGCGCCGTCTATGCGCAGGATATCGTCACCCTGTCGCCGGAACTCAGCGTGCATGCCGGCCTGCGCTACGTGAAGATCGACAGCGCCCAGCGCTTGCAGGCGGACCTGCCATGGGCGAACGACAAGGCGTCGTTCGCGCTGCCGAACGTCTCGCTGGTGTACAGCCCGGCCAGGAACTGGAATGTCTACGGCACCCTCGCCCACGGCCTGGAATCGGGCGGCGTGGCGCCGATGGAAACGACGAACGCGAACCAGGACCTTGGACCAAACCGTTCGAAGCAGCTCGAGTTCGGCGTGAAGGGCATCGCGGGCGAAGGCGTGTCGGTCAGCGCCGCCGTCTTCCAGATCACCTCCGGACTGGAATATACCGATGCGACCAACACCTTCGTGCGTAACGGCCAGCGCAATCACCGCGGCCTGGAGCTGTCGGCCCAGCGCGCCTCGAACGGCCTGGCCTACGGCGCCTCGCTGCTGGCCCTGCGCGCACGCCAGGAAGACACGGGCGACGCCACCCTCGACGGCAAGCGCGTGACCAACGTGCCCGACCTGAAGACGACCGTCTGGGCCGAGTATGCGCTGGCAAGCGTCCCCGGACTGAAAGTGAACGGCCAGTGGCAATACGCAGGCAAGAAGACCTTCGATCCGGCCAACACGATCGATGTGCCGGGCTATCACGTGTTCGGCCTCGGCGCGGCCTATGGCATGAAGATGGGCACGACGAACGTCACCCTGCGCGCGCGCGTCGACAACCTGTTCGACAAGTTCTACTGGCGCGACGTCACCCAGGACCTGGGAGGCTACCTGTTCCCGGGCGCACCGCGGACCTTCCGCCTGTCGGCGCAGGTCGATTTCTGA
- a CDS encoding recombinase family protein, protein MSIFAYGRVSRSDQSTENQRLEIESAGYAVDYWYADEGVSGKVSAMQRPQFAKMLGQIRDGETLVVSKLDRIGRDAMDVAATVKMLKERKIEVIVLQLGKLDLTSPAGKLMMTMLAAVAEMERDLLVERTHAGLARAKAEGKTLGRTPKTTPEQQVKMKADYAKGETVSALAREYKVSRATVLSIVNAEKAAA, encoded by the coding sequence ATGAGCATTTTTGCATACGGAAGGGTCAGCCGTTCTGACCAAAGCACCGAGAATCAACGCCTTGAAATTGAATCAGCAGGTTACGCGGTCGATTACTGGTATGCCGACGAAGGCGTTAGCGGTAAGGTATCGGCCATGCAGCGCCCACAGTTCGCTAAGATGCTCGGCCAGATTCGTGACGGTGAGACGCTGGTAGTATCGAAGCTGGATCGTATCGGACGTGACGCCATGGACGTAGCCGCTACGGTCAAGATGCTGAAAGAGCGCAAGATCGAAGTAATCGTTCTGCAACTGGGCAAGCTCGACCTGACCAGCCCAGCCGGTAAGCTGATGATGACGATGCTGGCCGCTGTAGCTGAAATGGAAAGGGACTTGCTAGTAGAACGTACCCACGCCGGACTTGCCCGTGCAAAGGCCGAGGGTAAGACGCTGGGCCGTACTCCGAAGACCACGCCAGAACAACAGGTGAAAATGAAAGCCGACTATGCCAAGGGCGAGACGGTAAGCGCACTGGCCCGCGAGTACAAGGTAAGCCGTGCCACCGTGCTTTCGATTGTAAATGCAGAGAAGGCAGCAGCCTGA
- the dkgB gene encoding 2,5-didehydrogluconate reductase DkgB has product MHMPLIGAGTFRLQGQAAIDSVANALDLGYRHIDTAQIYGNEAEVGQALAESGVPRGEVFVTTKIWTEHLAGDALIPSLKESLRKLRLERLDLTLVHWPSPSRAVPVAESMAALLAARDLGLTRAIGVSNFTIPLVKEAIDAVGAANIATNQVELHPYLQNRTVAAFAREHGIPLTAYMPLAYGKVLADPVIGRIAARRNATAAQVTLAWLLARGYTVIPSSTRRENLASNLAARALVLGTEDLAAIDALDRGERLVSPDFAPDWD; this is encoded by the coding sequence ATGCACATGCCCCTCATCGGCGCCGGCACCTTCCGCCTGCAAGGCCAGGCCGCCATCGACAGCGTCGCCAACGCCCTCGACCTCGGCTACCGCCACATCGACACCGCCCAGATCTACGGCAACGAGGCTGAAGTCGGCCAGGCCCTGGCGGAGAGCGGCGTGCCGCGCGGCGAGGTCTTCGTCACCACCAAGATCTGGACCGAACACCTGGCCGGCGACGCCCTGATCCCCAGCCTGAAGGAAAGCCTGCGCAAGCTGCGCCTCGAACGGCTCGACCTCACCCTGGTCCACTGGCCGTCCCCAAGCCGCGCGGTGCCGGTGGCCGAATCGATGGCGGCGCTGCTCGCAGCGCGGGACCTGGGCCTGACGCGCGCGATCGGCGTCTCGAACTTCACGATCCCGCTGGTGAAGGAAGCGATCGATGCAGTCGGGGCGGCGAACATCGCCACCAACCAGGTCGAACTTCATCCTTACCTGCAGAACCGCACGGTGGCCGCCTTCGCCCGCGAACACGGCATTCCCCTGACGGCCTACATGCCGCTCGCCTATGGCAAGGTACTCGCCGACCCGGTCATCGGCAGGATCGCGGCGCGCCGGAACGCGACAGCCGCCCAGGTCACGCTGGCCTGGCTGCTGGCGCGGGGCTACACGGTCATCCCATCCTCGACCCGGCGCGAGAATTTGGCGAGCAACCTGGCGGCGCGCGCACTGGTGCTGGGAACGGAGGACCTGGCCGCCATCGACGCACTCGATCGTGGCGAGCGTCTGGTCAGCCCGGACTTCGCGCCGGATTGGGATTGA
- the pnuC gene encoding nicotinamide riboside transporter PnuC has translation MNDTFALFGFATTPLELISFVLAVVTVLLNIRQNHWAWLFSIASSATYAVVFFDARLYGDSGLQLVFIATSVWGWWQWLRGAGEGDARLVVTRLNRAGWAWTLAGWAVGFIVLSWFLKAYTNTDVPHMDGFLTAGSLAGTVLLARKKVENWNVWLAVDVLYVGLYVYKDLHVTAVLYAVFVVLAARGLVAWGNLAKARQVQP, from the coding sequence ATGAACGATACCTTCGCCCTGTTCGGCTTCGCCACCACCCCGCTCGAACTGATTTCCTTCGTCCTCGCAGTCGTCACCGTCCTGCTCAACATCCGCCAGAATCACTGGGCCTGGCTGTTCTCGATCGCTTCTTCCGCCACGTATGCGGTCGTGTTCTTCGACGCGCGCCTGTATGGCGACAGCGGCCTGCAGCTGGTCTTCATCGCGACCTCGGTCTGGGGCTGGTGGCAGTGGCTGCGCGGTGCCGGCGAGGGCGACGCGCGGCTGGTGGTCACGCGTCTGAACCGCGCCGGCTGGGCCTGGACCCTGGCTGGCTGGGCCGTGGGCTTCATCGTGCTGTCCTGGTTCCTGAAGGCGTACACGAACACCGATGTCCCCCACATGGACGGCTTCCTCACCGCCGGCAGCCTGGCCGGCACGGTGCTTCTGGCGCGTAAAAAAGTCGAGAACTGGAATGTGTGGCTGGCCGTCGACGTGCTGTATGTCGGCCTGTATGTCTACAAGGACCTGCATGTGACGGCGGTGCTGTACGCGGTCTTCGTGGTGCTGGCGGCGCGCGGCCTGGTCGCCTGGGGCAATCTGGCGAAAGCCCGGCAGGTGCAGCCATGA
- a CDS encoding DUF535 family protein, which translates to MIFAHLTRYWLARRSALSFSSWLLTVLRSARVLRYYRAHAALCRLDVYRNHVMRAPNDDPFHHLSHRGYLLRGLSARQRVQCVLSHYRFEEATFDAAYKAAVYAEGGLTLWQHGVGEHAFLIRLEMASRMNAEGDLTIALIADGKVLHRLSFSWIDAAIAGVPAAAGPSLVPFIARNQGRWTDSGEAFDAFETGFPNNSPSFFCFAAMQGLAQAVGLEQVLAVKATSHIAWDPEEVKQFVNAYDGFWKILGGVELPGRAWLVALPFYLKPLADMPSKHRKRAAQRREYWRAIGESTRATLQRHLLHARSHHEHAAPLRETVGV; encoded by the coding sequence ATGATCTTCGCTCACCTGACTCGTTATTGGCTGGCCCGCCGCAGCGCGCTGTCCTTCTCGTCCTGGCTGCTGACGGTACTGCGCAGCGCCCGCGTTCTGCGCTACTACCGGGCCCACGCCGCGCTGTGCCGGCTCGACGTCTACCGCAACCACGTGATGCGCGCGCCGAACGACGACCCCTTTCACCACCTGAGCCACCGCGGCTACCTGCTGCGGGGTCTGAGCGCACGCCAGCGCGTGCAATGCGTGCTGTCGCACTACCGCTTCGAAGAGGCGACCTTCGACGCGGCCTACAAGGCGGCCGTGTATGCCGAGGGCGGCCTGACCCTGTGGCAGCACGGCGTCGGCGAACACGCCTTCCTGATCCGGCTCGAGATGGCCTCGCGCATGAATGCCGAGGGCGACCTGACGATCGCGCTGATCGCCGACGGCAAGGTGCTGCACCGCCTGTCCTTTTCGTGGATCGACGCTGCGATCGCCGGCGTGCCGGCAGCGGCCGGGCCTTCGCTCGTACCTTTCATCGCGCGCAACCAGGGCCGCTGGACCGACTCGGGCGAGGCCTTCGACGCCTTCGAGACCGGCTTCCCGAACAATTCGCCGAGCTTCTTCTGCTTCGCGGCGATGCAGGGCCTGGCGCAGGCGGTCGGCCTGGAGCAGGTCCTGGCCGTGAAGGCCACCTCGCATATCGCCTGGGATCCGGAGGAGGTCAAGCAGTTCGTGAATGCCTATGACGGCTTCTGGAAGATCCTGGGCGGCGTCGAACTGCCCGGCAGGGCCTGGCTGGTCGCCCTGCCCTTCTACCTGAAACCGCTGGCCGACATGCCCTCGAAGCACCGCAAGCGTGCCGCCCAGCGCCGCGAATACTGGCGCGCCATCGGCGAGAGCACGCGCGCGACGCTGCAGCGCCACCTGCTGCATGCGCGCTCGCATCACGAGCATGCGGCGCCGTTGCGGGAGACGGTGGGGGTGTAG
- a CDS encoding LysR family transcriptional regulator: protein MIDVDALIAFAAVMDTGSFSGAAVRLDQTPSGVSRTIARLEKHLGLTLLHRTTRRLQLTDEGAWFLERTRTLLADLASTEAEAAARRSQPSGLVRVNAATPTLDHLLAPLVPAFLDAYPLVQLELTSGETVVDLIEERADMAIRIGTLPDSTLNARRLGSSRVQVLAAPAYLERYGRPGSVAELARHRLLGFSKPATLNTWPLAHAGAEGYTIAPGITASSGETVRHLALAGAGIAALSEFLTRADQAAGRLVPVLEEATLAWSQPVWAVFYKQGALAPRVAALVDFLARELEAVLGGRS, encoded by the coding sequence ATGATCGACGTAGACGCCCTGATTGCATTTGCCGCCGTCATGGATACGGGGTCGTTTTCCGGCGCCGCCGTCCGCCTCGACCAGACGCCCTCGGGCGTCTCGCGCACGATCGCGCGCCTGGAAAAGCATCTCGGCCTGACCTTGCTGCACCGGACCACGCGCCGCCTGCAGCTCACCGACGAGGGCGCCTGGTTTCTGGAGCGGACGCGCACCCTGCTGGCCGACCTGGCCAGTACCGAGGCCGAGGCGGCCGCGCGCCGCTCCCAGCCCTCGGGCCTGGTGCGCGTGAACGCGGCCACGCCCACGCTCGACCATCTGCTGGCGCCGCTGGTGCCGGCCTTTCTCGACGCCTATCCGCTGGTGCAGCTGGAGCTGACGAGCGGGGAGACGGTGGTCGACCTGATCGAGGAGCGCGCCGATATGGCGATTCGCATCGGCACCTTGCCGGACTCGACCTTGAACGCCCGCCGTCTCGGCAGCAGCCGGGTGCAGGTGCTGGCCGCCCCCGCTTATCTGGAACGGTATGGCAGGCCCGGCAGCGTGGCGGAACTGGCGCGCCACCGCCTGCTGGGCTTTTCGAAGCCGGCGACCCTGAACACCTGGCCGCTGGCGCACGCGGGAGCCGAGGGCTATACGATCGCCCCAGGCATCACCGCATCGAGCGGCGAGACGGTGCGCCACCTGGCGCTCGCCGGCGCAGGAATCGCCGCGCTGTCGGAGTTCCTGACGCGCGCCGACCAGGCCGCGGGGCGGCTGGTCCCGGTACTGGAGGAAGCGACCCTGGCATGGTCGCAGCCGGTCTGGGCCGTCTTCTACAAACAGGGTGCGCTGGCGCCGCGCGTGGCGGCGCTGGTCGATTTCCTGGCGCGCGAACTGGAAGCGGTGCTGGGCGGCCGGTCCTGA
- a CDS encoding glutathione S-transferase: MVQSYELFYWPGIQGRGEFVRLALEEAGEDYEDVARGPGGTDALMAALKEGPTPSFAPPFLRAEGMTIGQTAAILLYLGERHGLAPREPAGRLWTHQLQLTIADLVAEAHDTHHPVGSGLYYEDQKQEALRRAQDFTSARIPKFFDYFSRVLGEKDYLLGPELTYADLSLFQVLEGLAYAFPQATARALAQHPNLEALRRRVTARPRIAAYLRSPRRIPFNDDGIFRRYPELDS; the protein is encoded by the coding sequence ATGGTGCAATCGTACGAACTGTTCTATTGGCCCGGCATCCAGGGACGGGGCGAATTCGTCCGGCTGGCGCTCGAGGAAGCGGGAGAGGATTACGAAGACGTGGCGCGCGGGCCGGGCGGCACGGACGCGCTGATGGCAGCGCTGAAGGAAGGCCCGACGCCCAGTTTCGCGCCGCCATTCCTGCGTGCCGAAGGCATGACGATCGGCCAGACGGCGGCGATCCTGCTGTATCTGGGCGAGCGCCACGGCCTGGCGCCGCGGGAGCCGGCGGGGCGCCTGTGGACGCATCAGTTGCAGCTGACGATCGCCGACCTGGTCGCCGAGGCCCACGACACGCACCATCCGGTCGGCAGCGGTTTGTACTACGAGGACCAGAAGCAGGAAGCGCTGCGCCGCGCGCAGGATTTCACGTCGGCGCGCATCCCGAAATTCTTCGACTATTTCAGCCGCGTCCTCGGCGAGAAGGATTACCTGCTCGGTCCTGAGCTCACCTATGCCGACCTCTCGCTGTTCCAGGTGCTGGAAGGGCTGGCCTACGCATTCCCGCAAGCGACTGCCCGCGCGCTGGCGCAGCATCCGAACCTGGAGGCGCTGCGGCGGCGCGTTACGGCGCGTCCGCGCATCGCCGCTTATCTGCGTTCGCCGCGCCGGATTCCGTTCAACGACGACGGGATTTTCCGGCGCTATCCGGAACTCGACAGTTGA
- a CDS encoding MFS transporter, with the protein MPLALWALTLSAFAIGTTEFVIVGLIPDVAASLGVSVPSAGLLVSMYALGVAVGAPLLTALTARVPRKKLLIGLMLLFTAGNLVASIAPGYGALMAARVLTGLAHGVFFSIGSTIATSLVPKEKAASAIALMFTGLTVALVTGVPLGTWIGQQFGWQSTFLAVAALGIVAMIGSALLVPANIAGAKPASLGSQFAVLKQPRLLLVYAITTLGYGGTFIAFTYLAPILQDVAGFAPGSVSLVMLVYGVSVAVGNIWGGRLADRKGPVRALQIVFALLAAVLAVLSFTAPHPVLVVATVLAWGAVAFGNVPALQLYVVQRAERDVPQAVDMASGLNIAAFNLGIALGAWGGGMALKHLGLMATPPIGALVVVGALALTTLAGRLDRRDSSDGGRTQAAAKEAELV; encoded by the coding sequence ATGCCACTCGCCCTGTGGGCGCTTACCCTGAGCGCCTTTGCCATCGGCACCACCGAATTCGTCATCGTCGGGCTGATTCCCGACGTGGCCGCCAGCCTCGGCGTGTCCGTCCCTTCCGCCGGCCTGCTGGTGAGCATGTATGCGCTCGGCGTTGCCGTCGGCGCGCCGCTGCTGACCGCCCTCACCGCCCGCGTCCCGCGCAAGAAGTTATTGATCGGCCTGATGCTGCTGTTCACCGCCGGCAACCTGGTCGCCTCGATCGCGCCCGGCTACGGCGCCCTGATGGCCGCGCGCGTGCTGACCGGCCTCGCACACGGCGTCTTCTTCTCGATCGGCTCGACCATCGCCACCAGTCTGGTGCCGAAGGAAAAGGCGGCCAGCGCGATCGCCCTGATGTTTACGGGCTTGACCGTTGCCCTGGTCACCGGCGTGCCGCTGGGAACCTGGATCGGGCAGCAATTCGGCTGGCAGTCGACCTTCCTGGCGGTCGCCGCGCTGGGCATCGTCGCGATGATCGGCAGCGCGTTGCTGGTTCCCGCCAACATCGCCGGTGCCAAGCCGGCCAGTCTCGGCAGCCAGTTCGCCGTCCTGAAACAGCCGCGCCTGCTGCTCGTGTATGCGATCACCACGCTCGGCTATGGCGGTACATTCATCGCCTTCACCTATCTCGCGCCGATCCTGCAGGACGTGGCCGGCTTTGCACCGGGCAGCGTCAGCCTGGTGATGCTGGTCTATGGCGTGTCGGTGGCGGTCGGAAATATCTGGGGCGGACGCCTGGCCGACCGGAAGGGCCCGGTGCGCGCATTGCAGATCGTGTTCGCGCTGCTGGCCGCCGTACTCGCCGTCCTGAGCTTTACCGCGCCGCATCCGGTGCTGGTCGTGGCCACCGTGCTGGCCTGGGGCGCGGTCGCCTTCGGCAACGTGCCGGCCCTGCAGCTGTATGTCGTGCAGCGCGCCGAGCGCGACGTGCCGCAGGCGGTGGACATGGCCTCGGGCCTGAACATCGCCGCCTTCAACCTCGGCATCGCGCTCGGCGCCTGGGGCGGCGGCATGGCGCTCAAGCACCTCGGCCTGATGGCGACGCCGCCGATCGGCGCCCTGGTCGTGGTCGGCGCGCTGGCACTGACCACGCTGGCGGGCCGGCTCGACCGGCGCGACTCGTCCGATGGCGGCCGCACGCAGGCCGCCGCCAAGGAAGCGGAACTCGTTTAA
- a CDS encoding recombinase family protein, with the protein MNPTAFSYIRWSSAPQGKGHTEERQTDIAEEYAKAKGLVLDTTRNMRDAGVSGWSGRNISDGALGAFIKAIEAGDIAPGSFLLIEDIDRLSRLPVMDALAVFQRIIGAGITIVTLRDKQEYSLERLKEDWTPLMPILFAMARGHGESERKSDLIGKAWRNKKLAAASEARTPIGDNAPMWLSYSPDKGYTLKEKWTPIIERMFQLYIDGHGLIAISHILNDEGVRTSRGGIWGPSSLDRVLNNRSVIGEYQPRTRKGKVRENAGNPIPRYYPPAIDEETFYRAQRVRESRNRTGTSKQSKNFNLFQGIGQCRLCGSTLHSVSKGAPPKNHTYLRCSSAKKRVCKAGYIRLDAAEAVFREVLAKIESAKSLVHDASAELVRQQSELRGRIDEHRQHLKQLVEVLQTNTSSTILGEVVRRETAITDLTKQVDEISLALASNAITDKESFFASLDLVSYEGRNRANALLKELHITIRVATEKPHRYHVYQDEEPLFDLVKRADKEKPVFYPANNKQRAIIMRQEGTFTPLINFDEDAFDGDAEGEQYENEGYDSREWY; encoded by the coding sequence ATGAACCCTACCGCTTTCAGTTACATACGCTGGTCTTCGGCTCCGCAAGGCAAAGGCCACACCGAAGAACGACAGACCGACATCGCCGAGGAATACGCCAAGGCTAAGGGACTAGTCCTCGATACCACGCGCAACATGCGTGACGCTGGCGTATCGGGCTGGTCTGGTAGGAACATCAGCGACGGTGCACTTGGAGCCTTCATCAAGGCGATTGAAGCGGGCGACATTGCCCCCGGCTCCTTCCTTCTAATCGAAGACATCGACCGTCTATCGCGCCTGCCTGTGATGGATGCACTAGCGGTCTTCCAACGGATCATCGGTGCTGGTATCACCATTGTGACGCTCCGTGACAAACAGGAGTACAGCTTGGAGCGGCTGAAAGAAGACTGGACACCGCTTATGCCGATCCTGTTTGCAATGGCACGCGGGCATGGCGAGAGCGAGCGTAAGTCCGACCTTATCGGCAAGGCATGGCGAAATAAGAAATTAGCAGCAGCCAGCGAGGCCCGTACTCCCATCGGCGACAACGCGCCTATGTGGCTGAGCTACTCCCCAGATAAGGGCTATACGCTGAAAGAGAAATGGACGCCGATAATCGAGAGAATGTTTCAGTTGTACATCGACGGTCACGGCCTGATAGCGATTTCACACATTCTGAACGATGAAGGGGTACGCACTTCCCGTGGAGGCATATGGGGGCCGAGCAGCTTGGACAGGGTGCTTAATAACCGTTCTGTAATTGGCGAGTACCAGCCTCGCACTAGGAAAGGTAAAGTGCGAGAGAACGCCGGGAACCCCATCCCCCGGTACTACCCGCCAGCCATTGACGAGGAAACTTTCTACCGTGCCCAGCGTGTACGCGAGAGCAGGAACAGAACAGGTACGTCCAAGCAGTCGAAGAACTTCAATCTTTTTCAGGGAATAGGGCAGTGCCGCTTATGCGGTTCGACGCTTCATTCAGTGAGCAAGGGTGCACCGCCGAAGAATCACACCTACCTTCGCTGTTCCTCCGCGAAGAAGCGAGTATGCAAGGCCGGGTACATACGACTTGATGCGGCGGAAGCGGTATTCCGGGAAGTGTTAGCCAAGATCGAATCTGCAAAATCACTCGTCCATGACGCCAGTGCCGAGCTTGTACGCCAGCAGTCCGAGCTAAGAGGCCGGATAGACGAGCATCGCCAGCACTTGAAGCAGCTTGTCGAAGTCCTGCAAACGAACACATCCAGCACGATCCTAGGCGAAGTGGTACGGCGTGAAACGGCGATCACCGACCTGACGAAGCAAGTAGACGAAATCTCGCTGGCGCTGGCGAGTAATGCGATAACCGACAAGGAATCGTTCTTCGCCTCGCTCGATCTAGTCTCGTACGAAGGCCGCAACCGGGCGAATGCACTGCTTAAAGAACTACACATCACCATCCGGGTAGCAACCGAGAAGCCCCACCGCTACCACGTCTATCAGGACGAGGAACCATTGTTCGATCTGGTCAAGCGGGCAGATAAGGAAAAGCCGGTGTTCTACCCTGCCAATAATAAGCAAAGGGCAATCATCATGCGGCAGGAAGGTACGTTCACACCCCTAATTAACTTTGATGAAGACGCTTTCGACGGAGACGCGGAAGGCGAGCAGTACGAGAACGAAGGGTACGACAGCCGGGAATGGTACTAG
- a CDS encoding AAA family ATPase — translation MSGVRRIAVLGAESSGKSTLCQALAQRYGTLWVPEYLREFVDTHGRVPFETDQYGIARTQRAREDEAAARANRFLFCDTTPLMTALYSRAYWGRVDAGLERLAATHDYALTLVTAPDTPWIADGLMRDSEEVRERVFGMVERELDERGIRFVLVEGDLPHRLRQVEAALRVLAPLDAL, via the coding sequence ATGAGCGGCGTGCGCCGCATCGCCGTGCTGGGCGCCGAGTCGTCCGGCAAGTCGACCTTGTGCCAGGCGCTGGCGCAGCGTTACGGCACGCTCTGGGTGCCCGAATACCTGCGCGAATTCGTCGACACCCACGGGCGCGTGCCCTTCGAAACGGACCAGTACGGGATCGCCCGCACCCAGCGCGCACGCGAGGACGAAGCCGCGGCGCGCGCGAACCGCTTCCTGTTCTGCGACACGACGCCGCTCATGACGGCGCTCTACAGCCGCGCCTACTGGGGCAGGGTCGACGCCGGGCTCGAACGCCTGGCGGCCACGCACGACTACGCGCTGACGCTGGTGACGGCGCCCGACACGCCCTGGATAGCGGACGGCCTGATGCGCGACTCGGAAGAGGTGCGCGAGCGCGTCTTCGGGATGGTGGAGCGGGAACTGGACGAACGCGGCATCCGCTTCGTGCTGGTGGAAGGCGACCTGCCGCACAGGCTGCGGCAGGTCGAGGCGGCGCTCAGGGTGCTGGCGCCGCTGGATGCACTTTAA